Within the Rosa rugosa chromosome 2, drRosRugo1.1, whole genome shotgun sequence genome, the region GGCCGGCATGTTTGATAATGCCCAGAAGGTGTTCGACGAAATGCCTGAGAGAAACTGCCGGCGAACCGTGTTGTCCTTCAACGCCCTCCTCGGGGCCTGCGTGAGCTCCAAGAAGTTTGATATGGTTGAGAAGATTTTCGGGGAGGTACCGGAGAAGTTGTCGATTGAGCCGGATTTGGTGTCGTACAATACTGTGATCAAGGCATTTTGCAAGATGGGTTCGTTTGACTCTGCGGTTTCGGTGATCAATGTGATGGAGAAGAAGGGTGTGAAGCCGGATGTAATCACGTTCAATACGATTTTGGATTGCTTGTATGGGAATAAGCGGTTTTTGGATGCTGAGAATATATGGGGTCAAATGGTGGAGAAGAATGTCGTTCCTGATATTAGGAGCTACAATGCCAAATTGCTGGGGTTGGCTTTGGAGAAGAGGAGTGAAGAAGGGGCTCAGTTAGTTGAAGAGTTGAGGAATATTGGAGTGAAACCTGATGTGTTCACCTTCAATGCCTTGATTAAGGGCTTTGTGAATGAGGGGAACTTGGATGAAGCTAAGCGGTGGTATGGTGAAATAGAGAAGAGTAGTTGTGCTCCGGATAAATGGACTTTCGAGACGCTTGTTCCCTTCGTTTGTGAGAAGGGTGATGTTGAGTTTGCTTTTGAGCTGTGCAAGGACATTTTCCAAAGGCGCCGCCTTGTGAGTGCGGCACTGTTGCAGCCTGTGGTGGATGGACTGGTCAAGGCCTCCATGATTGAGGAGGCAAAGGAACTTGTCAAACTTGGGAACACTAATAACTACAGACGTTTTAATCTGAAGCTGACTTCAGACAAATAGGGCCTTTCGTTTCTTTCTGCTGCCTTTTTTTGTATGTTGAATTCCATTTTGGTTTTGAAGCACAAAAATGTAAGGTAGACATGGAACTCTTTTCAAGGGTGAGTTtgatcaattttcagttttcttttttgttgtttcAAATAAGCATTCTTAGTAACATACGAATTTCTATAATGGCTAGACAATGTTTATTCTTATTCAGTTTACTACTGAAATTGTCTCGAACATAAAATTGTAATGCAGCTTATGCTTCTTGTTGGTCTTGACAACCTTTGAGGTTTAAATCCAATTCTGATAGTCTTATTACATTGATACAGTCTCATACAACATTGATTTCATATACTCTTTAAGTGATGGAAGGCATTGGTTGCCATCATAGCTATACATCAGGGGGACCAttcttgcccttttttttttctttttttttccatcaattACGGGGTGCCACTGTGAGTTTGGGTTAAGAGTGGTCGTCGCTTTCCTGTTGTTTTTTTGATGCTCTAGAAGGGACTGGGTTGTGTTTGGAGAATACTGTGGCGCTCGAATAGAAAGCGAAAGAAGAGGATTTGGTTTCGACAACACCCAATTTGTGGTTTTGGTGGGTTTGGCGGGAGTGAGGATTGCAGGTTTGGAAGTATTCTTCTGCTGTTGTTTTTGTCAGTTTTTGTGTGCTTTGGTGTGTAATTGATATGGGTTTTTTACATTTTAGGGGTTTGGTTTATCTTCGGCTCTAGGATCTTGGTGATTGATTGGAAAGGTTTCAAGGTATGGTTTTGATGTTTAGCAATTTTCTGCTattgtttcttttgttgttgtttgtcTTGTATTGATatcggtttttacgttttaggAGTTTGGTTTATCTTTGGCTTTGGAATTCCAGTGATTGATTGGAAAGGTTGCAAGGTATGGTTTTGACCTGGATTtactttgtgatttttgatGAGATTAGTTCAAAAATTTACTCTGTGGTTGTTGATTACATTGGTTGGTATTGATTGGTGTTAATTTTCTAAGAATCTATCGAAATTGTTGAGAATTATGTAGTGTGTTAACAATTTGAGTATTGCTTTTCAATCAAATTACACTACCACCTGTTGATCTGCAGAGCCACCACCTAATTACTTTCAACAAtggcgtgagagagagagaaagcagaGTGCAGAGGAGAAAATTCCCCCGATCGCTCTCTCTCCAGAAGCATCGTCTCCAATCAAGTTTGCTCTGAGTTTGTTCTGTTGTTTTCAATCAGAGACTTATGATTCGATCTTCAGGATTAAGGCACAGTTTAGCCAATAGAAATTGAGAAAACTTCATTATTGTTACTTTTCAATGCAAATTTCAgctttttttcttcattctcaGTTTTATTTTGAGAAACAATGTTCAATTTCATTCTGGTTACCATGCATGTGCTTCTCTAAAAATAGGAATCCTTTATTTCTAGCCAAGTACATGTTATTCACTTTCGTTTTTCAGGGAAAGTTGGATCCAGATGCAATCAAATCCATTCTCCAAAACCTAGCATTTGGAAATGTAATGGCCGCCACTGCCCGCAATTACCAGAAGGAAATTCTTGCCGAAGGAAAAGCTCCGGCGACGAGGAGGTCGACCTTGACATAAAGGATGCAAGTTCAATTCTTTCTTGCAAATTGCATTTCAATTTTTAGTAAAGAATGATCTAATACGTGAATTTTGGTTATTTCTAGGATCCTGAGCTGGAAAAATTGCATGCTGATCGAATTGCAGCCCTGAAGGTTCAATTTTTAAGTGTTTTGTTTCATGTTGTTATATGGATGATGTGAGAATCGATTTCAGTTGATAGTGTAATGTTTTttgtgatttaatttttttttttttttgggtactgTATGGACTTGGTGGCTTTAGCTCACAGCTTCACAACTTGATCCATCTCTAGCAGCCTCTTTCACATTTAAGTGGATATATGTAAAACTTTAACCTTTTAATTTCTTTCCGTTGTGACTCAAGTCAAGGTAAATGCCATACCAGACTGTGCAATACATCAACCCTCTTTGCATATAAATTACACAATATATTATTTTCATTTGGACTCAATTTGCCAGTAAAGGCCTCATTTGATTACTGTACATATCTGCAATTTCGTTCATAATCACCCATTTTATTTACAGCAAACATTAAAATTCTACTCACTTTCGATATGGTGAAAATGCTCATGTGTCAATGAAGATATTGAATTGTTTCAATTCATGCAACTACTTATTGGAGTGATACAAGAAACTTGCTTCTCTAGAAGCTATTTATTTAGAAATTTCAGTTTGTCACTTGATCGATCAGAAACATCTTTAACCTTTTGCTTATTTCTATCAATTGTGATTCAATTTAATTTGCTATATATTTGCACAGGGTTGTTTCAATTGGTAACAAAGAAGCAAAAGTTTTATATCAGTCATTTTATCACTTAGCATTTCATTGACTCGGTTGCTATATCTCTACAAGTGCAAGAACTCTGTCTCTCTCAGGCAAGTCCTTCTTATCTTATGTTTCTGTTAAGTATCTGTATATGTAAGTATGTATATGTTATATACTTATATCTGTCTTTCttggaaagttttttttttttttttgtgcgcaTGTTATGTCAGTTGAGTTTTTGTTGATTTCTGCTATCACAAGCTAATCAATCAGTAattggttttctttttgtttgcttATAGTGTGAAGGAATTTTTTCAGTTTGCTAATAGAGTTTGCCATGTGATCcaatctctttttctttccccGTAGCTCACTTCTAGATAGCCTTTATCCAACTTAATGTGAAGGCACTCAATACCATCTGTTTCAAATCTGCTGTGAATGTAATAGATTTTAACCAAACTACAGAATGAAGTTGACACCTAGAATTTGTATCTGTTTATATATACAACTTACACAAATTCAGATATTAAAATGGATTTCCTTATTCTGATTGTATTATGACTAAACATTGTAATCAGTTTTCAACTTGGTCATCTACAAAACAAGATTAATTTACTTTTCAAAGCCTCAGTACCTCTTttcctatcaattcaaatatgTCATTGTACTTTTTAGGAGCTCTAATGTACTGCTTTTCTCTCAGGTCACTGATAACTTCCTTCATGAGGTCACTAGCAATCTGGAAACTCTCATATTTTGCTCCCAGACTTTTATAAGCAAGGTAGTTCTGTTTACCTATATTTTCTAAAAAAACTGCTTTCACTACTTATAGGCTGAGTTCCAATTTCACTGTAATGGAGTTATGAATGTTCAGTTCTTTTGATTGTTCTAGAATTTCGTACTTGGAGGAAATGGGGGAATTTCAAAGGTAAAGGGGAGCTTCTGGTCTTGATTTCGATTGAGTTTTTAAAGGGATGATGAGGAACTAAGGAGGACTGCAGGAAGCAGCAGGTCCTTGAGACTATGGTCTCGGCAGAACTGGTACAAGGTAAGAATTCCAAGCCTTTGAGTTGTGAATGTGTTTCTGTTGGGATATTGAGATTAATTAAATCTGTTATTTTGTGCTGGAGATGAATATATGGAATTGATGTATAAAACCATTAGATTGATTGAATTTGGGATGTATATGAATTTTATTAATACAGAATTGAAATGCTTCTGCAATTTGTTTCGGGTTTACAGTAGTTGAACTAAAATTTGCAGTCTTTCTTTATGTTTAAATATCTGCAAAGGGAACCGACAGAAACGAAGATGGGTATTCCTAATCCAGTAGTGATCAAGCAGTTTCAATTGATAATGGAGGAAGGTAGAGTTTGAAAAACCCATTTCAAATATGTAAATGGGATCATCCTTTTGTTTGATCTGAaatttgttctctttttttttttttgcttcgtCTTTTTTTGCTTTCAAGTTTGCTCGATTCTGGGCTcttaaagttttgaacttttgtgATTTGCAGCACCAGATAAGGAAACCCTTTACTCTACTCACTAGTCACTACAGTTTAATCATTTagctttgcttttcttttcgaAATTACATAATGTTGAATCTTAAATCAGTTTTGTGGACTTGATCTGGGTCTCTGATCTTAAACCAGCACTCTTTAAAGATAATCTCTAAACCAGCACTCATTTAAACTCACGTTTTTTTTTCTACCAAATCAATAAACAGTTGCTTAACAGTAGTCCATGAATTTAACAcagttgaaagttgaaattcCTTAAAACTTGTCCGTGAATTCAATATAATTGGATTGAATACTAATGTGTGATATAGAAAATGAACGATTCTATCTGATCACGAATTCATGATACTAGAGTGTAAGATGACAGAAATTAAGAGCTAAACCTTTCCAGACCATATATAATGCTGGATGGATCAAAAAGAGAGAGTTTGGTTTTCATAATGTGAACCTCAGCTGACCATAATGCTTATGTAAATAAGACTATAACATGCTTAATGCTTACACGGTCTGTTCAGTTTTAGTACGTAACACAAATGATCTCATCATGCAAGATATAATTTCAAAGATTTTGAGTCATTTGACCCAAGAGAAAAAGTTCAAAGTAGTTTTGAAAACTtgagaaattgaaagaaaagaaggatcGCATGTTTTCTCGTGTTTCCTGTCAATTCTAAACTAGATATGGCCATATGGGTGAATGAATGGACTACACAGTACTCCAGTTTGGACTAGTGGATAGCCGAGTGAACAAGGAATCCAATAATTAAACAAATTCGTGATTATGTACCGCATGATAAAATATCTTGTTATCTGCTGCAAAATGCTAATGCACGTCCAGTAGAGGCCATTGATCCTTCTAAATAATGCACTATAGTGCTCTACAACTCCCCCCACAGTCCCACACCAACCATGCATGGTGGGAAGCTAATTCTGTGTTCAATTATGTCCACGTACTTATCATTTGGTTAAAATGATCttaatttttctaaaaaaagaaaatatagatacttatgtaatataaattataattcaaggatTAAACTATTTATTTATGTGACAATATTCAAGCACcgtaaagaaaaataaaaactccacctttctctctctcaccgtacctaaaccctaaaaacctTCAGGTTGCAAATttcttctcgtccggcggcgcccggacGTTGGGTCTGGTCTCTGGCCTCCCGCCGTCATGGGGTTTGCTGTTGGACGGGAGAACTACTACATGGGACACCGtcggggggggagggggggatTCTCTCTAGTTCTGTCAGTTGTTTTGGCTGGGATGGTGGAGACGATGATGGTCGTGCTGTCCGGGCCGGTATTCTATCCCCGCTGATGGGTTTTCTTGGATCGCCGGCGTCATGGATCTTGATTGATGGTGGTGTGGTTTGCAAGGCTGGGATCAAGGAGGGTTTGGTCTGTTGTGATGCAGGTTGCGGCGGCGTGGCTTAGGCGACGGGTGATGCAGGGCGTGGCAGTTTGGATCTTGCACCGACGGCGCCGCCATGGGTTCGATCGATGGCGTTGGGTCGTGGGGTCGGGGAACCCGGATCGGAAGATCTCTGCCGGAAGACGAAGTACGACGAGGGTGATGGGAAGGATGGCGGACTGGGCCTGGAGATCTCCTTGGTGACTGCCATGTTGGGCTGAGGTTCTACCTTAGTCCATTAACTtctaaatttgggctagggtttaggctcttggcccaaacctatgtttttagcattttgtctaattaccataaatttccttgtattaggaacctaacgaGTGTAGTTTGCCTTGTCTATTCGCTATAGTTTTTTTTTCATAGCTTAGAGGCTCGCTtttaagtgagcgataagttcaaatatagttagTCTATCCTATGTgccactgtggctcctccacgaaaccttgttctggccattattatgtgtcagcgggttggtatgtaatgaccttctTAGCATGcactattatcaatggaattactattatttc harbors:
- the LOC133729798 gene encoding small ribosomal subunit protein mS79 (rPPR3b)-like → MSFCRLLRRAFSTAATQPKPTTAKSIRAISADLDRERNLKRLVKKFKESSELYRFRTKTPIYEETVRRLTNAKRFRAIEEILEDQKKYPDFSDEGFAVRILSLYGKAGMFDNAQKVFDEMPERNCRRTVLSFNALLGACVSSKKFDMVEKIFGEVPEKLSIEPDLVSYNTVIKAFCKMGSFDSAVSVINVMEKKGVKPDVITFNTILDCLYGNKRFLDAENIWGQMVEKNVVPDIRSYNAKLLGLALEKRSEEGAQLVEELRNIGVKPDVFTFNALIKGFVNEGNLDEAKRWYGEIEKSSCAPDKWTFETLVPFVCEKGDVEFAFELCKDIFQRRRLVSAALLQPVVDGLVKASMIEEAKELVKLGNTNNYRRFNLKLTSDK